A window of Phycisphaeraceae bacterium genomic DNA:
AGAAAATGCTCGTGCTTTTCGGGCCTGCCGGCGCGGAAGGTTTGATTTCCATCAATGAGTCTCCTCTTACGGTGAAGGTGCCTTCGGGTCACTCGCCGCTGGTTGAACGGCATGAAGACTGGACGGTCGTCGTTCTCAACGAAGAGCAGGTGGATGCCGCCTATCCGCTGCCGACCGGTCTGGTGGTCGGTGCTGCGGAGCTGGACGAAAAGAATCTTCCGTTACCGCGAGAAGGCTGGGCGTCGATGACGATGATCTCGCTGGCCGGCGACACTAAGCGGATCACACCGAAAGTCGAGAAGACCGCAGCAGCTCCGAAATTAGGCGAGTGGTCCTCCGCGTCGCTTCAACACCTGATCACCGGAGCCTCGGAAGATTTCAAACTCATCGACGGCCCCGCGAGCCTCGAATCACTGGGACAGAACTTTGGTTACGGCTGGTATCGACTTACCCGAAAGTCGGCGCAGGCGACCTCATCCGGACTCGCCCCGCACAGCGGTGACCGGCTGCATTTCTTCACTCACGGCAAACTCGATGGCGTCATCGGGGCCGGCCCCGGAGCTGAGTGGAACCCGACAAATATCAAACTCGACAAAACCACCGTAGTGCTGGCGGATAATCTCGGCAGGTACTGCTTCGGCTGGTTGCTTGGTGAAAAGAAGGGACTCTTTGGCGACATCTATGAAGTTCGCCCGATCCGCCTGGGTAAACCGCAGGTTGTTGCGTCAAGAACGCCTGATCTGTTCGCTCTGGGTGGTGTTTTCACCTTCGCCCGGCGCGGAGAGCAAAACCCTACCGATACGCTCACGTGGAAATTCAAGGCAGCGAAAAAGCCGCTGGTGCTCGATATCAACGGCCTGCCGATGCGGGTATTGGTGCTCGTCAATGACACTCCCGTGGCTGGATACGACAACGGCTGTTGCTCCGGGCGGCTGCGGCATGTGATCGCGCCTGAGGTTTTACGCAACGGACAGAACGAGCTGAAACTGGCTCTCTTTTCCAAATGGGAAAGCAAAGTCAACGTGCTGGATCACGTCACGCTCTACGATACCGCGACCAACCTCACTGATGAGGCAGAATGGGCTTTCACGCCGTGGGAGCCGCCTGCGGCGGATGACTTCGGCAAGGGGAAGAAAGGCGCATCCGGGCCGTGCTGGTATCGCACGGAGTTCCGCGTCAAGAGTGCTGTGACGCCCCTCTGGCTGGAGCCTGCGGGCTTGAGCAAGGGTCAGATATTTTTGAATGGACGAAACCTCGGACGATACTTCGTGGCCACTCAAGGAGGCCAATCCGTACCGCCTCAGGAGCGATACTATCTGCCCGAACCGTGGCTCAAAACGGACGGGGTGAATGAGTTGATGATTTTTGATGAGCACGGCCGATCACCGAGCCGTTGTCGGCTGGTGTATGACGCGATGGGGCCTTACGGAGAGTAGCCGTTGCTCCCTGA
This region includes:
- a CDS encoding beta-galactosidase is translated as MPTVSFDGQSFQVDGKRIWLVSGAIHYTRTPHELWRSRIRAAKQAGLNCIETYCFWNVHEPKPGVFNFEGDADLRAFVKLIAEEGMYCILRPGPYICAEWDFGGLPAWLHKVEGIKLREANGPFLEACARYLGEVFEQVKDLQQSSMPAGRTSGSGGPIIMVQAENEWLCHNPAQADSYLREIVRYLRESGCDVPINACNNLWQRVEGTIDTWNANEHLAADLRQLRLIQPTAPRIVTEFWPGWFDAWGREHHTRFDAQWNLYRLAQILASGAQYNLYMFHGGTNFGFYGGRNLGGDSLPGGAYLTASYDYDAPLREAGGRGEKYYAAKRISTFASHFGHVFASFNAEHTHAAFALTDDDHSLSVVHQQGPQGQVVFLFKGRNETRQTVGMLLPNGLTLNVPLGRDRVAWFVVDANLDGTSRLTHTNLRPWAIIEKKMLVLFGPAGAEGLISINESPLTVKVPSGHSPLVERHEDWTVVVLNEEQVDAAYPLPTGLVVGAAELDEKNLPLPREGWASMTMISLAGDTKRITPKVEKTAAAPKLGEWSSASLQHLITGASEDFKLIDGPASLESLGQNFGYGWYRLTRKSAQATSSGLAPHSGDRLHFFTHGKLDGVIGAGPGAEWNPTNIKLDKTTVVLADNLGRYCFGWLLGEKKGLFGDIYEVRPIRLGKPQVVASRTPDLFALGGVFTFARRGEQNPTDTLTWKFKAAKKPLVLDINGLPMRVLVLVNDTPVAGYDNGCCSGRLRHVIAPEVLRNGQNELKLALFSKWESKVNVLDHVTLYDTATNLTDEAEWAFTPWEPPAADDFGKGKKGASGPCWYRTEFRVKSAVTPLWLEPAGLSKGQIFLNGRNLGRYFVATQGGQSVPPQERYYLPEPWLKTDGVNELMIFDEHGRSPSRCRLVYDAMGPYGE